A genomic stretch from Deltaproteobacteria bacterium includes:
- a CDS encoding DUF2283 domain-containing protein — MKIDFDIEADVLTIETSKSGKIDHATQMGPAIVHFDRKGKPILIEILDASSFVSEIVKTAMKAKMAA, encoded by the coding sequence ATGAAAATCGACTTTGATATCGAGGCTGATGTGTTGACTATTGAGACATCAAAATCCGGCAAGATCGACCATGCCACACAAATGGGGCCGGCAATTGTGCATTTCGACAGGAAAGGAAAACCGATTTTAATTGAAATTCTCGATGCTTCCTCATTTGTCTCAGAGATTGTCAAAACGGCAATGAAGGCAAAGATGGCCGCCTGA